In Clupea harengus chromosome 25, Ch_v2.0.2, whole genome shotgun sequence, one genomic interval encodes:
- the LOC105900592 gene encoding ras-related protein Ral-A: protein MAANKPKGQNSLALHKVIMVGSGGVGKSALTLQFMYDEFVEDYEPTKADSYRKKVVLDGEEVQIDILDTAGQEDYAAIRDNYFRSGEGFLCVFSITELESFAATADFREQILRVKEDENVPFLLVGNKSDLEDRRQVSTDEAKVRADQWGVSYVETSAKTRANVDKVFFDLMREIRARKMEDSKEKNGKKKRKSLAKRIRERCCIL, encoded by the exons ATGGCAGCCAACAAGCCAAAGGGACAGAACTCCCTAGCCTTGCACAAGGTGATAATGGTGGGGAGTGGTGGAGTGGGAAAATCTGCTCTCACACTGCAATTTATGTATGATGAG TTTGTAGAGGACTATGAACCCACTAAAGCAGACAGCTATAGGAAGAAGGTGGTTCTGGATGGCGAGGAGGTTCAGATTGACATTCTGGACACAGCCGGACAGGAGGACTACGCAGCCATCAGAGATAACTACTTCCGCAGTGGAGAGGGATTCCTCTGTGTCTTCTCCATCACAGAGTTGGAGTCTTTTGCCGCCACAGCAGACTTTAG GGAGCAGATCCTCCGGGTGAAGGAGGATGAGAACGTGCCCTTCCTCCTAGTGGGAAACAAGTCTGATCTGGAGGACCGTAGGCAGGTGTCAACTGATGAGGCGAAGGTGCGCGCCGATCAGTGGGGTGTCAGCTACGTGGAGACCTCTGCCAAGACTCGTGCCAATGTGGACAAG GTGTTTTTTGACTTGATGCGTGAAATAAGAGCAAGAAAGATGGAGGACAGCAAAGAGAAAAATGgcaaaaagaagaggaagagcttGGCAAAGAGAATTCGAGAGCGATGCTGCATTCTATAA
- the c25h7orf25 gene encoding UPF0415 protein C7orf25 homolog, producing MATQSMLQDRIRVAKELLVRVDQLCSKQTRDVEGRAKLCSKLRAELKFLQKVEAGKVQIKESHLQSTNLTHLRAIVESAESLEGVVSVLHVFAHEGPDGQKQTLVVDVVANNGHTWVKAIGRKAEALHNIWQGRGQYGDKSVVSQAEDFLEASRQQPVQYSNPHIIFAFYNGVSSPMADRLREMGISVRGDIVAVNNMIGEDDEDGEEEEEDGSSSGGEEEQRFENEPEEEEEEEDDDGEEDGVDGELMHTRVDRDTIVARLSFPTEVKVDVCNKANLDITTLITYVSSLSHGRCNFAFKEHVLTEQATQERKDKVLPKLEEFMQGKELFACQSAVQDFRVILDTLGGPGEKARAEELLARLTVVPDEPSERTNRLAMSSKVNHRSLMIFGTGDSLRSVTMTANSGFVRAAANQGIRYSVFIHQPRALTEGKEWRAIPL from the coding sequence ATGGCTACTCAGTCAATGCTGCAGGACCGAATCAGGGTGGCCAAGGAGCTTCTTGTGCGTGTAGACCAGCTGTGCAGTAAACAAACCAGAGATGTGGAAGGCAGGGCCAAGCTGTGCAGCAAGCTTCGGGCAGAGCTCAAGTTCCTGCAGAAAGTGGAGGCTGGGAAGGTGCAGATCAAGGAGTCTCATTTGCAGAGCACAAACCTCACCCACCTGAGAGCCATTGTCGAGTCGGCTGAGAGCCTAGAAGGGGTGGTGAGCGTACTCCATGTGTTCGCTCATGAAGGTCCGGATGGCCAGAAGCAGACCCTGGTTGTAGATGTGGTTGCCAACAATGGACATACCTGGGTCAAGGCCATCGGGCGCAAGGCAGAGGCTCTACACAACATCTGGCAGGGCCGAGGCCAGTACGGGGACAAAAGTGTTGTATCTCAGGCTGAGGACTTTCTTGAGGCCAGTCGTCAGCAACCAGTGCAGTATAGCAACCCCCACATCATCTTTGCATTTTATAATGGTGTGTCGAGCCCCATGGCAGACCGGCTCAGGGAAATGGGCATCTCTGTGAGGGGAGACATTGTCGCTGTGAATAATATGATTGGGGAAGATGATGAAgacggggaggaggaagaggaagatggaagcAGCAGCGGTGGCGAAGAAGAGCAAAGATTTGAAAATgaacctgaggaagaggaggaggaggaggacgatgaTGGAGAAGAGGATGGTGTAGATGGTGAGCTCATGCACACTCGTGTGGACAGAGACACCATTGTAGCCCGCCTGTCCTTCCCCACAGAAGTGAAGGTGGATGTGTGCAACAAGGCCAACCTGGACATCACCACGCTCATCACCTACGTGTCCTCACTAAGCCACGGTCGCTGCAACTTTGCCTTCAAAGAGCACGTGCTGACTGAGCAGGCCACCCAGGAGCGGAAGGACAAGGTTCTGCCCAAGCTTGAGGAGTTCATGCAAGGCAAGGAGCTCTTTGCCTGTCAGTCCGCTGTGCAGGACTTCCGTGTGATCCTGGACACACTTGGTGGTCCGGGAGAGAAAGCCAGGGCGGAAGAGTTGCTTGCCCGACTCACGGTGGTGCCTGATGAGCCCTCGGAGCGCACAAACCGCCTGGCCATGAGCTCCAAGGTGAACCATAGGTCGCTCATGATTTTCGGAACAGGAGACTCACTACGTTCTGTCACAATGACCGCCAACAGCGGCTTTGTGAGGGCTGCAGCCAACCAGGGCATCCGTTATAGTGTGTTTATCCACCAACCTCGTGCTCTCACAGAGGGGAAAGAGTGGAGAGCCATCCCTCTATGA
- the tmem70 gene encoding transmembrane protein 70, mitochondrial, with protein MYNVRLVCGLRSITQCKSKLLSVYFCARVNQNAWNRPSSAAFKSMFVAVSRNGHQRLPQAEGLRRSFTSTETNKVSQQNTVLYAQASDARPSEDGRLIYSGNLGKSVLGVKFFSYSCSMFSASVMPYVMMKTGLGVSNLALQVAFCGFVGFFTFITPVLLHFITKGYVVRLYHKEGTDSYTAITYNVLLVEKKTVFHQSDVKIPDISKMFTTFYAKKHSMMVNPDSFLLPHDYNHLMGYDKPFTFDEDDLDKPDRK; from the exons ATGTACAACGTACGTTTGGTGTGTGGGCTACGTAGTATTACACAGTGTAAATCAAAGTTGCTCTCCGTTTATTTCTGTGCAAGGGTTAATCAGAATGCATGGAATCGTCCTTCCAGTGCAGCGTTTAAGAGCATGTTCGTAGCTGTTTCAAGAAATGGCCATCAACGTCTGCCTCAGGCTGAAGGCCTACGAAGGTCGTTTACAAGTACAGAAACTAATAAG gtatcacaacaaaacacagtGCTGTATGCGCAGGCCTCAGATGCAAGACCTTCTGAAGATGGAAGACTTATCTACTCGGGGAATCTCGGCAAATCTGTTTTAG GTGTGAAGTTTTTCTCCTACTCCTGCAGCATGTTCAGTGCCTCTGTCATGCCATACGTCATGATGAAGACTGGCCTCGGTGTTTCAAATTTGGCCTTACAGGTGGCATTTTGTGGATTCGTCGGCTTTTTCACCTTCATCACCCCTGTGCTCCTGCACTTCATCACAAAAGGGTACGTGGTGCGCCTGTACCACAAGGAGGGAACAGACTCATACACAGCCATCACGTACAATGTTCTACTAGTagagaaaaagactgtgttTCATCAGAGTGATGTTAAGATACCGGATATCAGCAAGATGTTCACCACTTTTTATGCAAAGAAGCATTCCATGATGGTGAACCCTGATTCCTTTCTACTGCCTCACGATTACAACCACCTGATGGGCTATGACAAGCCCTTCACATTCGATGAGGATGACCTAGACAAGCCAGATAGAAAATAG
- the LOC105900593 gene encoding M-phase-specific PLK1-interacting protein produces MQRPDFRYPANTAGLLPRPGGFRSPPPGFVGGQGGMFSPPRGFAGGPPSPFGPRFGQYCGSPNSPPGEFRGSNNSFNRGGGSSGKTWQHGASPGQYTPRTPYANHRGNSPRQSPFQSPSPRHSGYQGSPRNSTPFRSPHGRERVADNVEKYYKPSMLQDPWADREPVSVTDVQQKCGKPQATNTGRQGRYYN; encoded by the exons ATGCAAAGACCAGATTTCCGATATCCAGCAAATACAGCTGGACTACTTCCGAGACCAGGAGGATTTAGGAGTCCGCCGCCAGGTTTCGTAGGTGGACAAGGTGGCATGTTTTCTCCCCCGCGGGGTTTTGCAGGCGGCCCACCGTCGCCATTTGGACCGAGATTTGGACAGTATTGTGGTTCTCCAAATTCTCCTCCAGGAGAATTTAGAGGTAGTAACAATAGTTTTAACCGCGGCGGTGGTAGCAGTGGTAAAACATGGCAGCATGGCGCTTCTCCAGGCCAGTACACACCACGTACACCGTATGCAAACCATCGCGGTAATTCTCCTAGACAGTCGCCGTTTCAGTCTCCGAGTCCAAGACACAGCGGATATCAG GGCTCACCCCGGAACTCCACTCCGTTCAGGTCACCACATGGCAGGGAAAGGGTGGCAGATAATGTGGAAAAGTATTACAAACCGTCAATGCTACAAGACCCCTGGGCTGATCGCGAGCCAGTCTCAGTTACAGATGTACAACAAAAATGCGGTAAACCGCAAGCaacaaacacaggcaggcaAGGCAGATACTACAACTAG